The following nucleotide sequence is from Halictus rubicundus isolate RS-2024b chromosome 7, iyHalRubi1_principal, whole genome shotgun sequence.
TGTACTGAATTCgtaaatttaagaattttttgtGCCTTCGCTGTAGAAGCTAAATGAATGTTCTTTGCGTGGAATCATTCAGCAGGTTCTACAGATTACGACAGTATTTTTTTGTTCAACATCGTGaacattgaaacatttttaaacagaGTTTAAAGCGAACGCTTTTACGACAATAATTCAATAATCATGAccgaattttcaactttcagaGATTTTTCCGATTTAATCGTAAAAGCCATACGAATATTTATTATGTTGAATGATTCTACAGACTCTCCCAAACACGACGGTATATTATTTTCTAACGGTATAAACATTTAAGAATGTATAAATGATGTTTGTAATTTTGGCAACTCGAAAATATTTCACATAACTGCGATAAttgttgttaaatattttaatatttttgttgttaaatatttcttttcggAGATATAAAAGCATTATGAGTTTAATTTCGTAAATATTTTCtccacaaattaatttttacgctcTAACACAAAATTGTGTCATTCAATTGTGACCAACACAACAATCATGTCGTCGATAATTACAGAAGAAATTATTAGATCGAAAAATCGGGGGTTGACTTGACATTCAACAATTAAAATTGTTACTGTTTGTATTGAAGAATctgtttagcaattttttaactCTTCATTGCAGATTTTTAAGAAGTTCTAAATTTAACATACGTCAAAGTAGAGGTGCTTCTTTAATTACGCGAAACATTGCTTTAAACATTGTCAAACGTGCTTAAATGTTTATACCGTTTTAAGCAAATTCTATTACATTTAGAAACGTTTACGGAATTCTCATTAGCAAAGTACACTTGTGTAGGTAGTAGGTTTCTTAGTCGGAATGCAAAACATTTCTATAGTTTGAAATATAAAGTTTCCCttcgaaatgaattttgatTATGTTGCCTTTGCACAAAGTGATATGAAAACATTTGTATTGTAAAAATGAGCTCGAaacgaaatttaataatgtcattGAATTTTGTTGAAGCTGCCTTTGCACAAAGTACATCATAATACTAAAATATGTTTattgtaaaaatgtgttgttatAGCAGTCCACTATTCGAACGGTAACCACGGATTCTGAAATGTTGCTTTCAAAATTTTAACGTAGAAAATCGGTGTGAAAATTCACGAGAAAATTCACTGATTCCGTAAACAAGCTGTATAAAATGTTAATCATTTTCCtggagaaaaaaatgtttaaagaatTTCTCTCGGCTacgtaaatttttattgaaaaaattcgACAATTTCTCGGAATACTTTCAGCAGGACGTATTCAAAGAAAATGTCAATCATTCCCGATATTTCCAGGTTGACATACTCTCTTCGTAAACTGTCCTATCGATTTCGAAATTGTTCAGATCGGTGATTTTAAATTGAAGAATAACGTAAAAGTACAGTGAACAGAGTCGTCGTCGAGCGAGTCAGTGAAAATTGTTAATTAGTAGAACAAAAGAACAATGTAACGGCGTGAAATAGGAATAATATGACAAAGAACTGTTGGAAAACAATATTATCAATAACACAGAGACAAATAATATTTGCAGGGGTCagtgaaaattattaattaagcaAAGGAAAgaacaatgtaaaaaagaaGCAATGAAGAACAATTTATAACAATAATTCATTACTATTagtatgcaataaaaatttctaaaaggCTGGTTATAAAGAACAATTGTGTCATGGATGGTGTCAGTGAAAATTGTTAAACAAGTGTCCTAGAAAACAATATAACGACACAAAAACTCATATAACAATATTAAGAACACTACGACGACGTAAAGGACAatctaaaaataatattattattaagaataGCCAGTATCAATTGTTAAAAACCGATATAACAACGCATGGAACAATAATACCAGTCAGTGAAGATTGTTAATGTGACCTTAAAACAATGTATCAGCCTAGAAAACAATGCAACGAtgcaaaagaaacaaaacagtGACACAAAGAACAACATAACGATAATAATATAACCATAACTTCAGGAAAGTGAGCATCGCCGAGTTCAGCAAAAGTGATAACGCTTCATAGACGTTTCAGGATCTCAGACGAGGACATCACCTGCGGACGACATCCGGAATAACAGAGGCAGTTAATGAATGCGAGAACAGTTCGGCCTCGAAGTAATCGGAAGCAGCAACTAGTTACGTGAACGAGGAGCCGAAGGTCGCGCATGTAAATTAACGGCAGCTTTATTTATCATCCTTCTAACGCCGAGAGGTGGATACATAGGACAGAAGAACTCTTCGCGGCAATCTCGAAATGAATCGGAGCTTGTAAAAGCAGTTGATGGTATAAAGAGCCTCAAGGAGCCTCTACAAGACGGTCTAGGATCCTACCGTGGTGAAGTTCCGGTCGGAGATAGTTGTACGAAGTGCCCTAGAGTTTAGAGAGTCGAGTGTGTGGTTCGCTTCATCGATGGAAGGATTGGTCTATGCAATCATACTGTATGGAAGATCGAATATGGACTCTAAGATTTATCAGGATTTTCCTACCGGGCCTGGGATCCACTAGGATTTTTCTAAGACTCTTGAAATCCACTGGGATTGTTTTGCAGGGGCGGTAATCCACTAGGATTTTTCTGCGGAGCTTGTAATCCTTTAGGATTTTTCTAAGAAGCCTGAAATCCACTGGGATTTTTCTGAAAATCCTGAAATCCGCTATACTTCTATTACAAGGCCTGAAATTCACCAGGATTCTTCTATGAAGCCTGAAACCATCTACCACTAGGATTTTTCTACGGAGCTTGAGATCCTCTACGACATAGGACCGCCAACATCAGTACCTTTCCGAGACCAAAAAGTACAGACTCACCAAACAAAACAAAGACGTCTCATCATGTTATAGTTACCACCAGCAAGAACATTTTAGAGTGCGAAGGAAGCAGACATCCTAAATTCAAAATCAAGCAAACATCCTACAGTCGAAAGCAAGCAAACATCCCAGCACCTCGAGCAAGCTAACCTCTGGGAATCCAAAAGCAATGACTCTACTTCCATCAACAGTAACATCCGCCGAACCGCAGCCATAATCTTCGCCACGTAAACAAATCAAGGAGAACCCTCTATCGAGACTATAATATTCCATCAGAGATTCACAAAAGAACAAAGCTCAGCGAAGCAACGAATTCAACATGCTGTCGATAACTTCCACCTTGACTCTGAGCCCCAGATGTCACGAAGACAGCTCATTGGATCTGTTTCGAATCCGACGGTCGGCGACGCCATCTACAGTCGCGAATCTGACGCACTATGGTTTCAAGAACCGCAGTTACGAGCTTAATCTGGAGTACGAAGAGAAGGTTCCCGAGGCTTGCCACTCGCTATACTTCCTCCTGGACTTTTTTCATCAGTACTACATCCCGGCGATCATTCTGTTGGGCCTGGTTGGTAATTTACTGTCCTGCATAGTGTTTTTAAACACCTACTTGAGGATTCGCAGCTCGAGCTATTACCTGGCAGCTTTGGCCACGGCGGATTTTGGATTTTTAATAACGTTGTTGCTGGTATGGCTGAACAATACCCTCGGCTGGAAGGTGTTCAATAAAGATGGCTGGTGCGAGACGTTGGTTTATGTAAGTGCAGTTTGCAGTTCGTTAAGTGTCTGGCTGATAGTTGCATTCACGGTCGAGAGGTTCATCGCGGTGCAGTATCCGCTGCATCGGCCGCATATCTGCACTATTGCTAGGGCCAAGGCCATTGTTCTTGTCCTAGTGATTCTAGCATTGGCTAGTCACTCGTACTCGTTCGTCACCGCTGGCGTGGTACTGACGCGCGACGGTGAGGAGTACTGTGACCTCAAGAGCGAGTACATGGAGACCATGAAGATTATCAATATTATTGACAGTATCGTCAGCCTGATCGCGCCGCTGGTGCTCATCATCGTGATGAACACCATGATCATGAGGAATCTGCTCAAGTTCAGCAAACGTTTCAACGAGACCCCATCGGCCTGCACCGATTGCCCGAGCAGGGAACGGTCGGACATCAACTTGAACCAGATTCCGGTAAGTCTTTACCCTTGAGATTGTTCGTTGGTTggtagtctgcggatttttatgcaaaataatcttTAATTGATAAATAAGTCTTTTTTCAAGCATTTTAAGAATAATGTAACAGTGTTTCTTAAAACCTTCATATACTTTcaatgttttgcatttgatctagccatttttctcgtaaatgcatcaaatccgcagccTATTGATTAGTGTTGATAGATTGTATTGGTAGATGTAGATAGGTTGAGTgtattaaatgtataatatttaGGTATACAGGGCGGAATACCGGTCTGATTGGTAGGAGTGAAATAAGATAATGTGGATATGATCATATAGTTGAGTGATACACATTCTTGCACTTGGTCTAGTGGATTGCAATTACTGATTGGGGTCTAGTTTATAGTATCGTGTGATAGTTCAGGACTGTGTCTTCTTTTAGTAAATGGCGCCCACCGATGCCAGTGGGCACAGCTAGTGTCGCCGGATGAGGAGAGGGGGCACGAATTgggaggaaaaagttactctctctctctctctctctctctctctctctctctctctctctctctctctctctctctctctctctgccagtaccggagtacaTATGTGCGACAGAGATGAGACGTGTCACATgatcgggccgcggcggaagcatagggaatagcgcggtagaaggggaagttggagtgggggaacaagtcttgatctggcaatacTGGGCACAGCTACGAGCAAATGATTCAGCGGAGGGGGGTAGGCCATAGCACAgtcgtagctgtgacaatgcgtgtaaCAAATACATATAGCCTTGCcagcaggggcgtggcttcgtgcccgccatTCTGTGTATGCCTAGGGGAAAAAAATCGCTGCTCGTACGcacagacgctgaacagctctgtaGTATAGGAATATTTAGGGTGAATGTGTGTGCTTTATTTCTGCTCTTACCTAATAGTTAGCATTTATTTCTGCTCTTACCCAATAGTTAACACGTTCCAATTGCGCGTATCGAATCAATGTGCAAATCGGTAGTGTTGAATTTCCCGAAGAAGAGCTGTCGCGTAAAATTTGATCAACGGCCGATCGTAATCGCTGTAGACAGGCCGAGTGCTATTTAATTACGATCATTTGCACGAATACGTGATTTGAAGCGTTCGCCCGCGAATAGACAAATAAACCGAAAACGATAAATCGAGTACGTGAGCCCTTGATGGCACAATCAACTTGAGAAGCGAACTGAAAGCTCGTCGACGATTGGAATTGTTGCTTAACAATGGCGGCCGTGCGCATGAATAATGATCATTGACGTCGGTAATAACGGACCTACACTTGTTCGAATATTACATGAAGCGTGTCGGAAGAGCGGTGTTTTTAATGAGCAGCATTTAATGTGGTATGGTGATGTACTATTATTCTGGAATTACTGTTGCTATGGAAACCTTTTCTACAACTGTGCTATGGTCCATGCTTTGTATAGAACTCGTTAAAACGTTCTATAACTGTTTCAATGTACGGATGTTCAGGTTTGTATCAACTgtgtttttaaattctgatatcTTTTAGACTCGTGTTCCATAGTGGCTCGTATTTCGCGGGTTCTTGTTTCCTATAAATGAAAAGCCGGCATTTCGTCAATGTACAACTACTCTGTTTACATGTTTACAATGTATGGGGTGTTTCGCATGAGTACGAAGCATtttgaaaaaaacaaaaacaaacatTTTCCCGGTAGCTTTACCAACCTGGATCCCCATCATATTTCTGTAATAATAACTTTTGCATATCGCTATGCGTCGGCTGCAGTGTAATTCAATACCGAGCTCGTTTAGCGCGACATAAAAGCGAAAAATTTTCAAGATCTTgtacaaaaaaatgtaaaaattatccTCAACGGTAGGAAAAATAATATGATAGTTCTAGATGTTACAAGAGAACACTTTGAAATTCGCACCTGATATTGTAcaaggaaaatataaaatattgcacttgatattgcaataaaaaaatgcgAGAAATCGGCTTGTAGTAGTgcaaaaaaaatgtgacaatcGCACTGGATATTGTGTAAAAGTATCTGAAAATGTTCCTTGCTGTTGTGCAGAAAAAAATGGGAAAATCGTACTAGATATtctgcaaaacaaaaaaaaaatgtgaaagtCGCACCTCCTATTGTACAAAACGAAAACATGATCAAGACCACCACTGTGAATGTAATGGAAAAATTTCGTGGAATATCGAATGTGTGAATCATTCGCAGTTGAAAATTCATTGGAATTCATCTGCTT
It contains:
- the LOC143355516 gene encoding uncharacterized protein LOC143355516, with the translated sequence MLSITSTLTLSPRCHEDSSLDLFRIRRSATPSTVANLTHYGFKNRSYELNLEYEEKVPEACHSLYFLLDFFHQYYIPAIILLGLVGNLLSCIVFLNTYLRIRSSSYYLAALATADFGFLITLLLVWLNNTLGWKVFNKDGWCETLVYVSAVCSSLSVWLIVAFTVERFIAVQYPLHRPHICTIARAKAIVLVLVILALASHSYSFVTAGVVLTRDGEEYCDLKSEYMETMKIINIIDSIVSLIAPLVLIIVMNTMIMRNLLKFSKRFNETPSACTDCPSRERSDINLNQIPSASSSNNGAGGINLGPMPGSRRLPSQQSFNSSKNHSHHSRHQTNSAPPSTPRNACQLPENAGRCIHAKSSSRNLVSTKTQQGNTKTLLLISTVFILLNLPSYVIRLCVFFFTLAHKNKPDLLWCLQQFFMLLYYTNFSINFLLYAMCGVTFRRCLQQLMRKVLKSLTNYHCNPQR